The region TATCGAATACATCACATACTATTGCAAATTTCATGCCACTTTTAATTCCCCAATTTAATCGGTCTCATCATATCCGTTTAATTCATTATTGAATCAACCAACAGACCATCAATTCAAAATGAATCAATTGATTCATTTTGAATTGATTTGGTATTCTTTTAACCGGCGAACGACTGTAGACTGGCTTAAGCCAAGATATTTTGCCATCTCATACGTTGTTTTGTACTGTCGATATGCCCGTTTTAACCAGTTTTTTTCTACTTCTCTTAATGCTTCCTGCAATGTCAAGCCTTGCTGTTCAAAAGCCTCCGTTGTCCACTCTTCTGCAGGTAACCCTACCTTATCCGTTTCTTCAACAAACGGTAAATTGGATGGATAAATCACGTTTGAAGTCGATGTTATAACTAACCGTTCCATTAAATTTTCCAGTTCACGAACATTGCCAGGCCAATCATAGTTTTGTAGAATTGCAATTGTAGATGGATGAAGAACCTTATTCGTTTCATATTTATGGTTAAAAATAGCTAAGTAATGCTGCGTGAAATGATAGATATCTTCCTTTCTTTCCCGTAAAGGCGGAACGATAATTGGAATCACATGCAAACGATAAAACAGGTCCTTTCTAAATTTACCTTGTGACACCATTTCCTCCAAATTCTGATTGGTTGCTGCAATAAGACGGAAATCAACATCCTTTCCCGTAGATCCACCAATTCTGGTAATTCGCTTTTCCTGCAAAACCTTTAGAAGTTTTACTTGAATAGCTAATGGCAGTTCAGCAATTTCATCAAGAAACAATGTACCACGATCCGCAAGCTCAATCATGCCGGGTTTACCGTTTTTATCAGCCCCTGTAAAAGCGCCGGGTTCATAGCCAAAAATTTCTGATTCAAACAACGTGTCCGGAATTGCCCCACAATTCACTTCCATAAACGATTGATTCTTCCGCTGACTTTTATCATGTAGCATATGCGCAATGACATTTTTCCCAACTCCCGATTCACCAAGTAACACGACAGTAGCATCAGAAGCTGCAACCCGTTGTACCATATGATAAATGTCCTGCATGGTTTTACTTTTAGTCACTATTTCATCTGCTTTGCTTTCCTTTTCTCTTAATTCTTCAATTTCCGATTCGTACCGCAACATTTTTATTCGCAGTTGTTCATAGTCCTCTCTCAACTGTTGGATTTCCGTTAAATCATGGGAAAAGCTGATAATCCTGACAATTTTTCCGCTACTGTTTGTTAGTGGGATCCCGGTTGCCATAACAACTTTATTCGTCGGTGTTTTCTGCATAACCTGTACTTCTTTTCTCTCACGCAACACTTTTGCCGTTACGGATGGATAAAAAATATATTCCTTTTCCAATTGAAAGACTGTCTTACCGATTAAATCTTCCTTGGTCTTTCCGTAAATACTAAGACAATTCGCACTTACTCGTAACACTTTCCCCTCTCCATCTGTAACTACAATATTATCATTGGATGCATCGAGGATTCCGTCTAATTCTATTTTTAGAAGTTCAAAATCTGACATTCATTTATCCACCTTTCTTATCGACTATTATAATTATTTTAACATTTCTTGTAGAGCTTACACCCCCTATTCTTTACTTGTTCATTTATGATTGTTGTTATTAGAGAAATGGGAATTGACAGAGTTATACTTACTTGAAATTTTTAAAACACAATTATTTTTTAAATACAGTATTACTATAAATGTATGGATAAGGCGGAGTGATTGCAATGTATACAACCAAGGATCTAATTACTGATTTTGCAGGATTCAACAGCTGGGTAGAGCAGCTGCAAGAAGTGGATGAGAAACTATTCTTTGCACCCATTGCTCCAGGAAAATGGTCGACAGCCGAAATCATCAGTCATATCACTTTTTGGGATCAATACATTTTGGATGAAATGTTGCCACAGATGAAAGTGGATGCGGATATTAACAGCATCGATATTGAGACAATGAATAAGCGGGCAGCGGTTTATGCGAAGTCAGGGGTTACAAAACAAAATCTGCTGGAGGCCCAAGTGCATGGAAGAAAAGAACTTATTTCCGCGTTGGAAAGGAAACAGGAAGAAGATTTCTTTGCAACCTTCATCTTAAATGGGGAAAAAATTGATGAATACTCAGGCTACCCACATTCCATGTTCAATTATTTCTGCGCTTTTATATGGCATGATCATCATAAAGAGCAAGTGGATAATTTTTTGGCCAAGGAGCAAGTGTAATGCAGGTATAGATTCGTCAATAGGTGCGTGAATCACACACACCATCCGTCTTGATACGGATGGTGTGTTTCTTATGATCGGAACCGTTTTATAGCAAAAAGCATCAAAAGATAAGTTAAATGCACAATTATTTTCTTCCAACTAAGTTATATGCTTCCCAAAAAGGAGTCCAAGTTCCCCGTGTATATACTTATCTCTCTTTATGCAACAGTTCTAGTGCTTCATCAAACTCCTTGTCAATCGCTTGGTTTGGTTTGTGTGTCAACGTACTTACCAACATTGTGACAATCAGGTTTAAAATGAAGCCTGGTACAATTTCGTACAATGTACCGGACAGGGCATCGATATTTCCCCAAACCATTACTGTTACTGCACCAACCACCATACCGGAAAGTGCACCAATTGAATTGATTTTCCGCCAATACAAGGAAAGCAATATTGTTGGGCCAAATGCTGCCCCAAAGCCTGCCCAGGCAAAACTGACAAGATCCAGGATGGTACTATTCTTTTCCCAGGCGAAGTACATTGCAACAAGCGACACAATTAAAATCGCTATCCTGCCATACAGAACATATTTTTTATCATCATCATCTTTTTTAATGACGGCTTTGTATAAATCTTCAATCAATGCGGATGATGTAACAATTAGCTGTGAAGAAATCGTACTCATAATCGCCGCAAGTACCGCTGCCAATAAGATACCAGCAATAAATGGATGGAAAATGATTTGACCAAGAGCGATAAAAACCGCTTCCGGATCGGTTAAAGATGCTTCCGGATGCTGCTGAAAATATGCAATACCTACTAATGCAGTAGTTGATGCACCCAAAAGGCTTAAAATCATCCAGCCAATTCCAATTCTTCTTGCCTGTTTGGTTTCCTTAACGGATTTAATGGCCATAAACCGGACAATGATATGGGGCTGCCCGAAATAGCCTAGTCCCCATGCTACTGAGGAAATAATCGCAGCTATTGAAACCCCTTTCACAAAACTGAATGCATCTGGATTAACTGTACGGATCGAATCGGCTGTTTCTGAAAATCCACCCGTCAGGAAGAATCCAAAAAGCGGTACAATGATGAGGGACAAGAACATAATTAAGCCTTGCACAAAGTCCGTGTAACTTACCGCCAGAAATCCGCCAAACAATGTATATAGAATAATAACAGTAGAAACAAGCAAAAGCCCGCCATGATAATTCATGTTGAAAGAACTTTCAAAAAACACACCGCCGGCAACCATCCCCGATGAAACATAAAACGTAAAGAACACGAGGATAATTAAACCAGAAGCAACACGAAGAATTTTCGAGTTATCTTTTAACCGGCTATCTAAATAACTCGGAATGGTAATCGAATCGCTGGATACCTGCGTATAAACACGCAATCTTGGTGCAACAAATAACCAGTTTAAATAGGCGCCAATTGTCAAACCGATGGCCATCCACGCTTCACTTAGCCCTGAAAAGTAAATAGCCCCAGGAAGTCCCATCAGCAGCCAGCCTGACATATCTGCGGCACCTGCGCTTAACGCCGTTACTGCTGGGCCGAGTGACCTTCCTCCAAGCATATAGTCTGTTAGATTGCTAGTACGACGATATGCATACCATCCAATCACTAACATGCCAACAAGATAAATAACGATGGCCAGCATTTGGTACGTATAATCCGACATCCAAATCCCTCCCTATTTTCGGATACCTATAGCATCATAGTATTATCCGAATAAAATTACTCTTCAATAGTATTATACAGAATGTTAGATAACGCTTTCAATAGGCTGTTAAAAATTAACTTCGTATAAAATATATTATCTCATTATTATGTAATGCACGGAAAGTATATACCATATGTTTCGTTATTTTATTCCGTTCGTCCAAAAATTCAAGGGATATACAGTCGTTTCGATACATCTCCGGCTCCGATTGGTTTCCAACTTAAATTTGACTGAAAATGAGAACCAATGCTGTTTTTCAGCTGATCCCAATGCGAATCATCTAACTCGTGAAATTCCTCAACTGTTTTTTCCACATTGGACATTATGTAAAAATTCCTTATCATCCAATTTAGCAAGACCACAATATCTCGAATACTACTTGCCTCATCTGTCAGGTTAACAGTCATATCTTCTATCTTTTCAAGTCCAGATGTCACATCAGCTTCCAAAAATTCTTCTCAAATCATCGCTTTTTCATTTGGTTCAAAGGATAATACCACTTCTTTCACTTGATCAAGCAGCTGTTCATAATCAGTTAATCTGATCAATACCTAATTAGCAGCACCTTGGAATAACGTTGCAACCACAGATAAACAATTCCAGCGCAAAGCTACAACTCTATTATAATGTAAATCCTAAACAAAAGAAGCATATCGATCATATGGTTCTTTTTAATATCCATTTTGTTTTATTCCAACGGCCTAGTAACAGATCCCTTTTTGATGTTTGCTTTATTTCCTTTTAACCTGTCATGAAAGATCTTTTGGAAACGTTCTTCTTCATCGTCTTTGAAACCTTCAAATACAATTTCGTCTATATTTTCTTCATTAAAGTAGAATACATTATTAGAAACCAGTCCCTGTGGATAAAAACATCCCGAGTAGTCATACCATATCCCTTCTTCTGTTTCCCCTGATGGAAGAATAGGACCTCTGTTTAAGATCATCAGTTTGCTCGTTCCTTCTTTCAGATATACGATTGACCCAATTGGTAACATGAAAATTTTCCTTCTGATTTTTCTTATTTTTAGTATCTTTCTTCTATCTTTCTTTTACAATTGAAAACACACCTGTATCATTCAATTTAAACTGCTGTTTCACTACTACACTTAAATTTCACGATAGTAGTGCCCATTGTCACTGGACCGACACTGCAAAGCAATAAAAAAAACATAGCTATCATTGTAAAAATTAGCGTTATGACATCTGGATCTTTAATAGACATCACAAAGAACAATACGGTTAATGCCAAAAAGAAAAAATAAATAGCCACAATTTGGAAAAAATGTTTAATGGACTTAGGTTTAATCCATAATTTATAAGTTGATAACCTCTTAAGATTAACAATGTTGTATAGTTTATTTTCAAGCATATTATTTACAGACACACATAGGACAAACATTAATAACACAATAATTAGTAAAATCACAGAGTTGGTTAATGGACTGCCGGGAATTGAAAGGTAATCAGATAAGGGCTTTAAAAAAAGTGCCAAAAAAAGACCACTACCTGCACCCAATATACTAGAATGCCCTGTTTTATTCTGTTTTATCTCCGTGGATTTCAATTTTTCCACAGCATTTAAGTTATCTACTTTATAAACGCGATTCGGGAGCATCCAAAATAAAAACGGGAATATTATTTTCCAAAAAGACCCCCATAAATCCAGTATATATACTTCCCCATCGATTGTTAACATTCGATATCTAAGAATTTTTGGTATATCTCGTACTTCACAATTCATTCGAGGATTCCTCATTTCATTTGATTGATTGCATTAAGAAAATGGATTAATAAAATCAAGGCCATTTTTTAAGGCATCCATATTTATAAGGATGGAGAGTATTCAAGGGAACTTACACTCTAAAATTTATTGTTTCAAACAAGTGGATTGCCGGATGTTTTGAAGAGGGGCGATCAAAGATTTCCAGAACCCATACTTATCTATGTCTAAAATTAATCCCTCGAAAAATGATGAATCCTTCTAAAACCTGTTTTGGACTCTCGACTATTGTGTAATAAACATTACCTTTATCATTTAATCAGTCCGAATAAATGGAATTCCCCATACTTCTACATACTTTTTAATCAAAAAAAATACTAAATAACCAACACACGCAAAAATAAACGTTGGAACGCTAAAAAGCGGACTAATAAACTCTCCCATCGAACGATTTTCGATAAATGTATCGTAAGGAAGGTTTTTTCGATACATAATTGGAATAAATCGTTTACCTTTGTACCTATTGTATGTAGCCGACGAAACGTTCTTTTTTGTTTTATACAATGTACCATCTTTATCTGTGTATTGATAGGTTAATGTGTACGTAACAATAGGAACTTTCGGATTAGCTATTCGTTCTTTTTCATATTTAAGTAACTCTGCAGCCGCATTCGTTTTCCCAAAGGGTACCACTTTATACACAACATTTTTCACAACTAGCAAAAGCAGCATTGACAATGACAAGATAAAAATGATCATTCCCACTCGTTTAAGTATATCAGGTTGTTTTTTATTTCTTGTAAAAGGCGCCACTATAACATTTTTAAATTGTTCTTTCCTTTCGTCCATCCATTTAAACCATCTCATCTGTCCAAATATTTCAGATGCAAACATGTAAACCAAAGCAAACAACAAACATAAAAATAACATCGTAATCATCGAGGCCAACAGAAAATCTTTAAGGGAGATTTGATTAAAAAACGTTTTAAATGTATCGCCTTTTTCTAGTGAAAGAAAATCATTCTTAAAAATGCGCTGTATATTTCCGTTCGATAAATGTACGTAATATTGAGGCCCGAAATAGAGGCCTTTACTTGTGTAAGCATCTTCAACAAGCCCCACTTCATTTTCTTCAAATAATTTCGGTATATTGGAGGCAATTACTGTAATAACCGTTAACAATAAAAATGAAAATAGTAATAAAAAAAACCAATTAAATAATGCCTTCTTTATTTTTTTCCACATATTACTTATAATCCCTTCTTACTTAAACATTACATAGATTAATTGTGTTTCCTTCCAATCATTCATGAAATGCATCAGGAATAATACGAAGCGTCAACATATAAATTACATAATATCCCTGAAAATGACGTTAATCTTTTCATTAAAAAAGCGTCTTACCGTAAAAACTTTACTCAACAAAACGGCTCAATTGAAACGTGACCTTTCTCTCACAACTACGTTTACTTTAGAAACACCTTTAAACTTTACGGTATTTTGACCCACTCCTGCCGTCAAAACGTGGACAATATATAAAAACCCCAAAGAACCTATTGTAAATAAAAGGGTTATAACATTCGATGCCACAATAGATAAGTAACAAAGTGCTAAGGTTGAAACCATAGCAATGAGATATGTGAATAGGATTTGAGAAAAGTGTTTAAAGGACTGAGGTCTAATCCACAATTTGCTTTTAGGTAGCTGCTCAAGACCCACTACTTTTTGCAGTTTCTTTTTACATCGATAATTTATTGTTACGATCATTACAATCACAGATATTACAAGAAGACTAAGAATCACAGAATTAACCAATGTATTGTCCGGAAGAGCAAGAATATCTCCCAATGGTCTTAACATGGTCGCTATAAAAATGCCGATGCCTGCGCTTATTGGACCCGAATTTCCAGTGTCTTTTTGGTTTACTTCCGGCGATTTCAATTTTCCCACGATATTCGGCTCGTTCACTTTATAAACCGGATTCGGCAACATCCAATAGAAAAATGGGAATATAATTTTCCAAAGAGAACGTCCCATGTCCATAATATAATCTTCCCCATTAATGGTAAGAATTCTATACCGGATGTTTTTATATGCACCTTGTACCTTACACTTCATTTAACGATTCTCCATTTCATTGGTTAATTGCATTAAGAAAACGGATTGATAAAATTTTCTTCATTAAAGTAAAATACACTGTCGGGATCCAAACCTTTCGGGTAAAAGCACCCTGAGTAGTCATACCATTTCCCTTCTTCTGTTCCCCTGATGGAAGAACAGAGCCTCTATTTAAGATCATTTAGCTTATTTGTCCCCTTTCTTAAATATACAATTGATCCAATTGGTAACATGAATATTCTCCTTCTGATATTCTTGGTATCCTCCCTCTTTTGTAAGTTGAAAACACTTCTCTATTGTATTCAACATTAAACTGCCGTTTTTTTATCACCCTTAAATTTCACAGTAGTAGTACCCATGGTCACGGCAACAGGACTAGCAATAAGTGAAAAAAAGCGCCTACTATAAAAATCTGCGCTACGATATCCGGATCCAAAATAGAAAAATAACAAAACAGCAGAGTTAAACCCATGAAAAAGAAATAAACAAATATCAGTTGAAAAAAGTGCTTAACAGAATTCGGCCTAATCCATATTTTATCTGTTTCCAAATCTTCAAGTTTTACAACATGGTATAATTTCTTCTTAAATTTGTATAAAGATGTGAACAATGCAAACGTGAGTATGACGACCAGGATAAGAATCGCAGAATTAATTAATAGCGTATCCGGAAGAGAAAAGTATTCTGCCAAAGGCTCTAAAAGAGATGCTAAAAGCACACCAATTCCCGCTCCTAATGTGTAATGATAATAAAATTGTTTAATTTTGGAACTCAAACAACGCATTGCACCGTCCATATTTATGGATGGTGTAAAAATAAAGTTGTTTAATTTCTTGTGGAATGCTTAAAACGAACTTATGGAAGTAACAATAAAGTCGTTTAAAAATCAAGTCCTTATGCTACAATCGCACCAGTTTGGAGAGGATTAAAGCGAATACAGTTCTATTATTTTGTCTATGTGTAATTTACTCGGATCACTCATATCAACAAAATAAGGCAACTGCCATTTTTGAGTTTTCATAGCTTGCTTACTAGTTGGTTTATCCCAGCTGGAATAAACTCTTATTGCCATTTTCCCCTTTGCCGAACTGGACCTAAGGATATTCTGTTTGAAAAGAATTTCTTTTGGAAAAATAAATTGTCCAAACTCACCATCGTCTTTAAAAGTAGTTATAACTAATAAATCAGGTGCTTCCTCATATGTAAAGGGTTGGTTTTTATTGTTTTCATCTTTTTCCCAAAAAGCAACAAACTGCCCTACTTTGGTGGGGGTTATATTTGCAACTCTAAAACGAACTGTTTTCGAAGATAATCGAAATGTTGTACCAGCGCCATACTTAGAGTTTTGCTTTTCTTCTTGAATCGACTTTACAGTTAAGCCATTTGGCTCGTAAATCATTTTATTTACATAATTTAATGCTGTATAAAAATCATTCATTATTCCACCTCAAAATTTCCACCAATCTGGCTCCGTTAATTGAAAAAGTAAACCAAAGTTTTTAAACAACTTTATTGTAACTTAAACAACTTTATTTATAATTAAAGAACTATATTATTACTCAACAGCTATTCAATTTACCTTGTTTCTCCGCCACTTTATGAATTGAAAAGGAAATAGTTTGTCCTGTATTGAAATACCTTACTGCAATAGAAGTAATACGTGGCGTTCTCCCGTCTTTAATATTATAAAAACTTTCGCAAGAGTACCGGAGAAAGTACTGATTGCATTAATCTGACCAATAATTTAATAGCCAACACCTTGGAACAAGGTAGCAGTAACAAATAAACAATTCCAGTGCATACCCACTAACTCTATTATATGTAAATTCTAAGCAAAAGAAGCATATCGTTCATATGCCTCTTTTTAAATATCCATTTTGTTTTATTCCATTGGCCCAGTAACGGTTCCCTTTTTGATATTTGCTTTATTTTCTTCTAACCTGTCATGAAAGATCTTTTGGAAACGTTCTTCTTCATCGTCCTTAAAACCTTCAAATACAATTTTATCTATATTTTCTTCATTAAAATAGAATACATTATTAGGATCCAGTCCTTGTGGATAAATACACCCCGAGTAGTCATACCATATCCCTTCTCCTTCCGTTTCCCCTGACGGAAGAATGGGGCCTCTGTTCAAGATCATTAATTTACTCGTTCCTTCTCTCAGATATACAATCGATCCAATTGGCAAGATGAATGTTCTCCTCTCTCGTTTTTTGGTACTTCCTTCGTAATTGAAAATATTTTATTCCTTGTTCAGCATTAAACCGCTGTTCTTTTGCCACCCTTGAATTTCACAGGAGTAATACCTACTGGTGTTATAAAAATATTGGTATACAGTAAAGCAAACAAAATAACCATTGTAAAAAATAGTGTTACGACATCGGGATATGCAATTGACAAGTAAAAAAACACTGTGTTTAATAGCAAAACAAAAAGATAGGTTAATAAACCCTGCAAAAAATGTTTAAAAGACTTAGGTCTTATCCATAATTTATCTATTGATAACTCCTCAAGGTTAACAGTGCGATACAGCTTTTTTTTTAGCTTGTGATTTAAAAATGCAAACAATACTAATACGATTAATACAAGGATACCAAGAATCACAGAATTGATTAGCGGGGTATCCGGGAGAGCGAAGTAATCTGCCAAAGATTTTAAAAGAGTCGCTAAGAAAATGCCAACACCCGCTCCCAATATACTGGAATGTCCTGTTTTTGTTTGATTTACTTCTGGTGACTTCAGTTTTTCAGTTATATTTGGATCATCCACTTTGAAAACTGCATTCGGAAACATCCAGA is a window of Lentibacillus daqui DNA encoding:
- a CDS encoding sigma-54 interaction domain-containing protein — encoded protein: MSDFELLKIELDGILDASNDNIVVTDGEGKVLRVSANCLSIYGKTKEDLIGKTVFQLEKEYIFYPSVTAKVLRERKEVQVMQKTPTNKVVMATGIPLTNSSGKIVRIISFSHDLTEIQQLREDYEQLRIKMLRYESEIEELREKESKADEIVTKSKTMQDIYHMVQRVAASDATVVLLGESGVGKNVIAHMLHDKSQRKNQSFMEVNCGAIPDTLFESEIFGYEPGAFTGADKNGKPGMIELADRGTLFLDEIAELPLAIQVKLLKVLQEKRITRIGGSTGKDVDFRLIAATNQNLEEMVSQGKFRKDLFYRLHVIPIIVPPLRERKEDIYHFTQHYLAIFNHKYETNKVLHPSTIAILQNYDWPGNVRELENLMERLVITSTSNVIYPSNLPFVEETDKVGLPAEEWTTEAFEQQGLTLQEALREVEKNWLKRAYRQYKTTYEMAKYLGLSQSTVVRRLKEYQINSK
- a CDS encoding DUF443 family protein, producing the protein MDGAMRCLSSKIKQFYYHYTLGAGIGVLLASLLEPLAEYFSLPDTLLINSAILILVVILTFALFTSLYKFKKKLYHVVKLEDLETDKIWIRPNSVKHFFQLIFVYFFFMGLTLLFCYFSILDPDIVAQIFIVGAFFHLLLVLLP
- a CDS encoding DUF443 family protein, with product MGDRQMNCKVQGAFKNLRYRILTIDGEGYILDTGSSFWKIVFPLFFWMFPNAVFKVDDPNITEKLKSPEVNQTKTGHSSILGAGVGIFLATLLKSLADYFALPDTPLINSVILGILVLIVLVLFAFLNHKLKKKLYRTVNLEELSIDKLWIRPKSFKHFLQGLLTYLFVLLLNTVFFYLSIAYPDVVTLFFTMVILFALLYTNIFITPVGITPVKFKGGKRTAV
- a CDS encoding DinB family protein, with translation MYTTKDLITDFAGFNSWVEQLQEVDEKLFFAPIAPGKWSTAEIISHITFWDQYILDEMLPQMKVDADINSIDIETMNKRAAVYAKSGVTKQNLLEAQVHGRKELISALERKQEEDFFATFILNGEKIDEYSGYPHSMFNYFCAFIWHDHHKEQVDNFLAKEQV
- a CDS encoding DUF4176 domain-containing protein — protein: MLPIGSIVYLKEGTSKLMILNRGPILPSGETEEGIWYDYSGCFYPQGLVSNNVFYFNEENIDEIVFEGFKDDEEERFQKIFHDRLKGNKANIKKGSVTRPLE
- the putP gene encoding sodium/proline symporter PutP, which gives rise to MSDYTYQMLAIVIYLVGMLVIGWYAYRRTSNLTDYMLGGRSLGPAVTALSAGAADMSGWLLMGLPGAIYFSGLSEAWMAIGLTIGAYLNWLFVAPRLRVYTQVSSDSITIPSYLDSRLKDNSKILRVASGLIILVFFTFYVSSGMVAGGVFFESSFNMNYHGGLLLVSTVIILYTLFGGFLAVSYTDFVQGLIMFLSLIIVPLFGFFLTGGFSETADSIRTVNPDAFSFVKGVSIAAIISSVAWGLGYFGQPHIIVRFMAIKSVKETKQARRIGIGWMILSLLGASTTALVGIAYFQQHPEASLTDPEAVFIALGQIIFHPFIAGILLAAVLAAIMSTISSQLIVTSSALIEDLYKAVIKKDDDDKKYVLYGRIAILIVSLVAMYFAWEKNSTILDLVSFAWAGFGAAFGPTILLSLYWRKINSIGALSGMVVGAVTVMVWGNIDALSGTLYEIVPGFILNLIVTMLVSTLTHKPNQAIDKEFDEALELLHKER
- a CDS encoding MepB family protein, encoding MNDFYTALNYVNKMIYEPNGLTVKSIQEEKQNSKYGAGTTFRLSSKTVRFRVANITPTKVGQFVAFWEKDENNKNQPFTYEEAPDLLVITTFKDDGEFGQFIFPKEILFKQNILRSSSAKGKMAIRVYSSWDKPTSKQAMKTQKWQLPYFVDMSDPSKLHIDKIIELYSL
- a CDS encoding DUF4176 domain-containing protein, producing the protein MLPIGSIVYLREGTSKLMILNRGPILPSGETEGEGIWYDYSGCIYPQGLDPNNVFYFNEENIDKIVFEGFKDDEEERFQKIFHDRLEENKANIKKGTVTGPME
- a CDS encoding DUF443 family protein → MKCKVQGAYKNIRYRILTINGEDYIMDMGRSLWKIIFPFFYWMLPNPVYKVNEPNIVGKLKSPEVNQKDTGNSGPISAGIGIFIATMLRPLGDILALPDNTLVNSVILSLLVISVIVMIVTINYRCKKKLQKVVGLEQLPKSKLWIRPQSFKHFSQILFTYLIAMVSTLALCYLSIVASNVITLLFTIGSLGFLYIVHVLTAGVGQNTVKFKGVSKVNVVVRERSRFN
- a CDS encoding DUF4176 domain-containing protein; this encodes MRGTEEGKWYDYSGCFYPKGLDPDSVFYFNEENFINPFS
- a CDS encoding DUF443 family protein; protein product: MNCEVRDIPKILRYRMLTIDGEVYILDLWGSFWKIIFPFLFWMLPNRVYKVDNLNAVEKLKSTEIKQNKTGHSSILGAGSGLFLALFLKPLSDYLSIPGSPLTNSVILLIIVLLMFVLCVSVNNMLENKLYNIVNLKRLSTYKLWIKPKSIKHFFQIVAIYFFFLALTVLFFVMSIKDPDVITLIFTMIAMFFLLLCSVGPVTMGTTIVKFKCSSETAV